A part of Desulfotomaculum nigrificans DSM 574 genomic DNA contains:
- a CDS encoding aminotransferase class I/II-fold pyridoxal phosphate-dependent enzyme: MTKAQNTPIIEALKKYINDRTIRFHMPGHKGGQITNNAVIDFLGSRVFEADVTNVPGMDDLHQTHGVIKEAQELAARTFGADATYFLINGSSCGLQALVMAACNPGDKILVPRNIHRSILSGIILSGAVPVFFMPEYDQDFAIPLGVTPTTIANSLAGHPDAKAVMLVNPTYHGITSNLSTIAEIVHRHNIPLLADEAHGPHLYFHEDLPKSALDSGADATVHGTHKMLAAFTQASMLHVKGDRINRQRLEASLRLLQSTSTSYLLLASLDGARAQIAEQGRQLVDKTLDLARYLRGKIKEIPGFRVFGEEKIGQPGVWGLDLTKVTVSVRDLKVTGFWAEQWLREKHHIQVEMSNVFNLLLLLTFGNWRSDVDYMLKALNELSEHVRQNPKLMKRYSPLPAVNLLPVIPEPVLTPREAFWAQSVATPLQQSVGRVCAEVITCYPPGIPVICPGERITSEIVEYLSLMRAMGVHFQGCYDGSMENVLVVK; this comes from the coding sequence ATGACAAAAGCACAAAATACACCTATTATTGAGGCCCTAAAAAAATATATCAACGATAGGACCATCAGGTTTCACATGCCTGGGCACAAAGGGGGCCAAATAACCAATAATGCAGTGATTGATTTTTTAGGTAGCCGGGTTTTTGAAGCGGATGTTACCAATGTGCCCGGTATGGATGATTTACATCAAACTCACGGGGTAATTAAAGAGGCCCAGGAATTAGCCGCCCGCACCTTTGGCGCTGATGCCACTTATTTTCTTATTAATGGCAGTTCCTGCGGCTTACAGGCTCTGGTGATGGCTGCTTGCAACCCCGGCGATAAAATACTGGTTCCCCGCAATATCCACCGTTCCATTTTGAGCGGTATTATTCTAAGCGGGGCGGTCCCCGTCTTTTTTATGCCTGAATATGACCAAGATTTTGCCATTCCCCTGGGTGTTACCCCCACCACCATTGCCAACAGCCTGGCGGGTCACCCCGATGCAAAAGCGGTCATGCTGGTTAATCCCACTTACCACGGTATTACCTCGAACTTATCAACCATCGCTGAAATTGTGCACAGGCATAATATACCCTTACTGGCGGATGAGGCCCACGGCCCACACCTCTATTTCCATGAGGATTTACCAAAGTCTGCCTTGGACTCCGGAGCAGACGCCACTGTCCACGGCACGCATAAAATGTTAGCAGCTTTTACCCAGGCGTCTATGCTGCATGTAAAGGGAGATCGGATTAATCGGCAGCGATTAGAAGCAAGTTTAAGGCTGTTGCAAAGTACCAGCACATCTTACCTGCTGCTGGCCTCCCTGGACGGGGCCAGGGCACAGATAGCCGAACAGGGTCGCCAGTTAGTTGACAAAACTTTAGACCTGGCCCGCTATCTGCGGGGTAAAATCAAGGAGATTCCTGGTTTTAGGGTTTTCGGTGAAGAAAAGATAGGACAACCGGGGGTTTGGGGATTAGATTTGACCAAGGTTACCGTTTCCGTAAGAGATCTAAAGGTAACCGGTTTTTGGGCGGAACAGTGGCTAAGGGAAAAACATCATATCCAGGTGGAGATGTCCAACGTATTTAATTTGCTGCTGCTGCTTACCTTTGGTAACTGGCGTAGTGATGTGGATTATATGCTAAAAGCCCTTAATGAACTGAGTGAGCATGTACGGCAAAACCCCAAATTAATGAAACGTTATTCTCCCTTGCCGGCGGTAAATTTATTGCCTGTCATACCGGAGCCGGTTCTTACGCCCCGGGAGGCTTTTTGGGCTCAATCAGTGGCCACACCCCTACAGCAATCTGTAGGCAGGGTATGTGCTGAAGTGATTACCTGCTATCCCCCCGGTATACCGGTAATATGCCCCGGTGAGAGGATAACGTCTGAAATTGTTGAATATCTCAGTCTGATGCGGGCCATGGGTGTTCATTTCCAGGGGTGCTATGACGGCAGTATGGAAAATGTTTTGGTGGTAAAATAA
- a CDS encoding YmaF family protein: protein MGYGFGNQPKQGYGPGPGTGYGPGYGPGGSPQKGHVHQYGTYTSYDFGHNHTMGGTTSRATGGLDRHVHVISGTTSYNDGHTHQYQVTTGPAIPYGRGYHVHRYNGVTTANGRGPHTHRFRGYTSPAPNDVPYPAAK, encoded by the coding sequence ATGGGTTATGGTTTTGGCAATCAGCCTAAGCAGGGGTACGGTCCTGGTCCCGGAACCGGTTATGGTCCTGGTTACGGCCCGGGGGGTTCACCTCAGAAGGGACACGTGCACCAGTATGGCACCTATACCAGCTATGACTTCGGTCATAACCACACAATGGGAGGAACCACCAGCAGGGCCACGGGAGGATTGGACCGTCATGTGCATGTAATCAGCGGTACAACTTCCTACAACGATGGGCACACCCATCAGTATCAGGTAACCACCGGGCCGGCCATCCCTTATGGTCGGGGCTATCATGTACACCGCTACAATGGCGTCACTACCGCCAATGGACGTGGCCCCCACACCCATAGATTTCGAGGTTATACCAGCCCCGCTCCAAACGATGTACCTTATCCTGCCGCTAAATAG
- a CDS encoding DUF169 domain-containing protein, with product MESKIAKATQMKYSPVAVLLTNEKPDQALQFKEGRWGCVAAMLSAASKGKTAVFDRKTFGCLGGGTGLGFGNQYVNFPGGIEYFLSTGNPEFCNSEIGKNVVRNMPALQHGEGYFKNPQIAKKMLYSLPMVDVPTEYVVFKPLREVKEGETPKVVVFLANPDQLSALVVLANYARETNYNVVAPFGAGCHSVCILPYKEDESDNPRAVIGLTDISARKCVDKDILSFSVPYKMFLEMESNVEGSFLEKHEWLRILERNR from the coding sequence GTGGAAAGTAAAATTGCCAAGGCTACCCAAATGAAGTATTCCCCCGTAGCAGTCCTGCTTACCAACGAAAAGCCAGACCAGGCCCTCCAGTTTAAGGAAGGTAGATGGGGTTGTGTTGCTGCTATGCTTAGTGCCGCCTCTAAAGGTAAGACCGCCGTATTTGACCGTAAAACCTTTGGCTGCCTGGGCGGTGGTACGGGTTTAGGCTTTGGCAATCAGTATGTTAATTTCCCTGGTGGTATCGAGTATTTCTTATCTACGGGCAACCCTGAATTTTGTAACAGTGAGATAGGTAAAAACGTAGTAAGAAATATGCCGGCCCTGCAGCACGGAGAAGGTTATTTCAAAAACCCACAAATTGCTAAGAAAATGCTTTATTCACTGCCCATGGTGGACGTCCCTACAGAATACGTTGTCTTTAAGCCCTTAAGGGAAGTTAAGGAGGGAGAGACACCCAAAGTGGTTGTTTTCCTGGCCAACCCTGACCAGCTTTCGGCTCTGGTGGTACTGGCCAATTATGCCCGGGAAACAAACTACAACGTAGTTGCTCCCTTTGGAGCAGGTTGCCACAGCGTTTGCATCTTACCTTATAAGGAAGATGAATCAGATAATCCCCGGGCCGTCATTGGATTGACCGATATCTCAGCTAGAAAGTGCGTGGATAAAGACATTCTTTCCTTTAGCGTTCCATATAAAATGTTTTTAGAAATGGAATCCAATGTGGAAGGCAGTTTTTTAGAAAAACACGAGTGGCTTAGGATTTTAGAAAGAAACCGCTAG
- a CDS encoding DUF6385 domain-containing protein: MPNFKIFQDNPDYARIKIFGNNNVALNTDNSGNLAITSTGLAITAPANGLTITSTGLAITAPANGLTVTASADGLAITPPANGLTITSTGLAITAPANGLTVTASADGLAITPPANGLTITSTGLAITAPANGLTVTASADGLAITPPTSGLLITSTGLAVTGTISTALGTTDVSAVRANITDTAGSPDETYNVLGIASWTFGVVNNSTVANAQALVKLQVSPDGTHWIDEISNTTIDQNSVKTFVATTFVKYARLYYSAVNASSAVTLNIFFQGQTS; this comes from the coding sequence ATGCCTAACTTTAAGATTTTTCAAGATAATCCGGATTACGCTCGGATTAAGATCTTTGGTAACAATAATGTTGCCTTAAACACGGATAACTCTGGTAACCTTGCCATCACTTCAACTGGACTCGCCATTACGGCACCTGCTAACGGGCTAACGATTACATCAACCGGGCTGGCTATCACTGCTCCTGCCAATGGCCTTACGGTGACTGCCTCCGCCGACGGGCTAGCCATTACCCCACCTGCTAACGGGCTAACGATTACATCAACCGGGCTGGCTATCACTGCTCCTGCCAATGGCCTTACGGTGACTGCCTCCGCCGACGGGCTGGCCATTACCCCGCCTGCTAACGGGCTAACGATTACATCAACAGGGCTGGCAATTACTGCTCCTGCCAATGGCCTTACGGTGACTGCCTCCGCCGACGGGCTAGCCATTACCCCACCGACTAGCGGTTTATTAATTACCTCAACTGGCTTAGCGGTTACGGGTACCATTTCAACGGCTTTAGGCACCACCGATGTATCAGCAGTAAGGGCAAACATCACTGATACCGCCGGTTCACCGGACGAAACCTATAATGTTCTGGGTATAGCGTCATGGACATTTGGGGTGGTAAATAACTCCACTGTTGCCAATGCCCAGGCACTGGTTAAACTCCAAGTTAGCCCGGACGGAACACACTGGATTGACGAGATAAGTAATACGACCATTGATCAAAATTCCGTTAAAACTTTCGTGGCCACCACATTCGTAAAGTATGCTAGATTGTATTATTCAGCCGTTAACGCAAGTAGTGCGGTGACATTAAACATCTTCTTCCAAGGACAGACCTCTTAA
- a CDS encoding TPR domain-containing glycosyltransferase: protein MGNRISLCMIVKNEADNIRRCLASVKGVVDEIIVVDTGSNDTTPQVALELGAKVYHFEWNDNFSDARNLSLAKATGDWILFLDADEELAQESKDALLKRTDEQNVEGYFIRIINHIGKDGWTETCPDLVFRLFRNRPEYRFHGAIHEQIADVILERNKQAVYCIAEEIIIVHYGYVDSQIDKKDKKNRNLSIIQKELAKKPGDNLLKYHYGVELFRAEMYLEAAEILVQVANHTDPNTIYFPKLLRYIVLSYYSAGEPNKALEVIKQGIQFFPNYADLYYYGGLSHLELKQYMKATEFFLQAVALPEQPSQYASFAGVRGFRSLYQLGRIAESFLNYEEALRYYLASLRDNPNFLPALENIIQILEPRKNPEYTKECLEKVLDLSSPQARFIMSNIFFNQKAYRLALEFLESTSGTTSASAEILLRKAFCLIQQRRFLEALIILSEYTPASPIYPLAKFNELFCFWLQGKKRKVQMIAGELRALGLTEDTDNVLKLLLRSQEKRKTFRKIPLGQDGVNLLLDITGRLLDLNEPERANELYKRVVPECLVDRKWDIIRLYHEYGYLEKAAELLQEYLAVNHNGEAYFLLGEIYRELGNFVGADQNYRYAIEQDPDQPRYYISQIRLYESWREKIAEESVAREHDGEFFYKPSEEGSQ, encoded by the coding sequence ATGGGTAACCGGATAAGTTTGTGTATGATTGTTAAAAATGAAGCGGATAACATACGCAGGTGCCTGGCAAGTGTCAAAGGAGTGGTTGATGAAATAATTGTCGTGGACACAGGTTCGAACGATACCACTCCCCAAGTAGCCCTTGAATTAGGGGCAAAGGTCTACCACTTTGAATGGAATGATAATTTTAGTGATGCACGGAACCTTTCGTTGGCAAAGGCCACGGGGGATTGGATTTTGTTTTTGGATGCGGATGAGGAGCTTGCCCAAGAGAGTAAGGACGCACTTTTGAAACGTACTGATGAACAGAATGTAGAAGGTTACTTTATCAGGATCATTAACCATATTGGTAAAGATGGCTGGACTGAAACCTGCCCTGATTTAGTCTTTCGACTATTTAGAAACAGGCCCGAGTATAGGTTCCACGGTGCTATTCATGAACAAATTGCCGATGTAATCCTGGAAAGAAACAAACAAGCCGTTTACTGTATAGCCGAAGAGATAATTATCGTCCATTATGGTTATGTGGACAGCCAGATCGATAAAAAGGATAAAAAGAATAGAAATCTTAGCATAATCCAAAAAGAGTTGGCAAAAAAACCAGGTGATAACCTATTAAAATATCACTACGGAGTAGAGCTCTTCCGGGCTGAAATGTATTTGGAAGCGGCTGAGATATTGGTTCAGGTGGCAAACCATACCGATCCCAATACCATCTACTTCCCTAAATTATTGAGATACATTGTTCTTTCTTACTATTCTGCCGGCGAGCCGAATAAAGCCCTAGAGGTAATTAAGCAGGGCATACAATTCTTTCCTAATTACGCTGACCTCTATTATTACGGGGGACTCAGCCATTTGGAACTAAAACAATACATGAAAGCCACAGAGTTTTTTTTACAGGCCGTTGCTTTACCGGAACAACCTTCCCAATATGCCTCCTTTGCCGGAGTAAGAGGTTTCAGATCCTTATATCAGCTGGGTCGAATAGCTGAGTCCTTTTTAAATTATGAAGAAGCCCTTCGCTATTACCTGGCTAGTTTACGTGATAACCCCAATTTCCTACCCGCATTGGAAAATATCATACAAATCTTGGAACCCCGCAAAAATCCGGAGTACACGAAGGAATGTCTAGAGAAGGTCCTTGACTTAAGTAGTCCCCAGGCCAGGTTCATTATGTCTAACATATTTTTTAATCAGAAAGCATATCGACTGGCCTTGGAATTTCTAGAATCAACTTCCGGCACAACTTCTGCTTCGGCTGAAATCCTTTTAAGGAAGGCATTTTGTCTTATTCAACAAAGACGTTTCTTAGAGGCACTCATAATACTTAGTGAATACACCCCAGCTAGTCCTATATACCCGCTGGCTAAGTTCAATGAATTATTTTGTTTCTGGCTTCAAGGTAAAAAGCGGAAGGTGCAAATGATAGCAGGGGAACTGCGAGCTTTGGGACTGACTGAAGACACAGATAATGTATTAAAGCTCCTATTGAGATCCCAGGAAAAGCGTAAAACTTTTCGCAAAATCCCTCTGGGGCAGGATGGAGTTAACCTTTTACTGGATATCACTGGTAGGTTACTTGATCTTAATGAACCCGAAAGGGCAAATGAATTGTACAAAAGAGTGGTCCCGGAATGCCTGGTTGACCGGAAGTGGGACATAATACGACTTTACCATGAATACGGCTATTTAGAGAAAGCGGCAGAACTTTTACAAGAATACCTGGCAGTGAACCACAATGGAGAAGCATATTTCTTGCTGGGTGAAATATACCGTGAGTTGGGTAACTTTGTAGGAGCTGATCAAAATTACCGTTATGCCATTGAACAGGATCCGGATCAACCTCGCTACTATATTAGCCAGATTAGGCTCTATGAGAGCTGGCGTGAGAAAATTGCAGAAGAGAGTGTAGCTAGGGAACATGACGGTGAATTTTTTTACAAGCCATCGGAGGAGGGCTCCCAATGA
- a CDS encoding glycosyltransferase: protein MKDTVTLVMIVKNESQNLGTCLDSVKNHIDEIVIVDTGSTDSTLDVASRYTDKVYTYPWNGDFAAARNYAIARAGGDWILSLDADESLICAPGQLKELVRRKNNIDAYMLPLLYPVAECTGEYNQFLVLRLFRNKKGYQFRGKIHEQVVVHNNEVVEIADDIVIKHNMASPKERNRKRGRNLAALKKAYLEDPTNYFLQYYLGIEWLGLAKPDKALPFLQNAYRNLTDDHLLFRAPTLRYLLICLNILGQLDEMICLSLEAALKYPDYTDIYYLGGIALEEKKEYKIAVKWFDQAIQCGVPPSIYSHMNGTGSFLALYHMGFCYEKLGMPENAQACYERALHENNQYIYPAGNLFLLILKKRGPRYTLEYFKEKGYLNNLRLALTVADLFFLAGYPDLSERCLGRCSVSSDKSEEVFFQLGRYNIYSGRLKKGLNYMEQIPEGSDFFIDGQTHKAVALLLMGRFNDCRSLGLQMWKNKLTRTTARVILSLSRSMQDGQSPDASTKFIGADLIRASLNILDLCYHYLPGKSTEGSHLTQIINILESIIRRSIPMGDRALQEYYQDRTNSLREFFDYKFGNGGIRT from the coding sequence ATGAAAGACACCGTTACTTTGGTTATGATTGTAAAAAACGAATCACAAAACCTGGGTACTTGCCTTGACAGTGTAAAAAATCACATAGATGAAATTGTTATTGTAGACACAGGTTCAACGGATAGCACTTTGGATGTTGCCAGCAGGTACACAGATAAAGTATATACTTACCCATGGAATGGTGATTTTGCTGCTGCGCGCAATTACGCCATTGCCAGGGCCGGGGGTGACTGGATTTTGTCCCTAGACGCCGACGAATCATTAATTTGTGCACCGGGGCAACTTAAGGAATTGGTTAGACGGAAAAATAACATAGATGCTTATATGCTTCCCCTCCTCTATCCAGTTGCTGAATGCACAGGTGAATACAACCAATTTCTGGTACTTCGGTTGTTTAGAAATAAGAAAGGTTACCAGTTTAGGGGCAAGATCCACGAGCAGGTGGTTGTCCATAATAACGAGGTGGTGGAAATTGCGGATGACATTGTAATTAAACATAATATGGCCTCCCCAAAGGAACGCAACCGCAAAAGGGGACGTAACCTGGCGGCTTTAAAAAAGGCATATCTTGAAGACCCCACAAACTATTTTCTTCAATATTACCTTGGTATAGAGTGGCTGGGGCTAGCTAAACCGGATAAAGCTCTTCCATTCTTACAAAATGCTTATCGAAATCTTACTGACGACCATTTGCTTTTTCGTGCCCCTACGTTACGTTATCTACTGATTTGTCTTAATATCTTAGGCCAACTTGACGAAATGATATGTCTTAGTCTAGAAGCGGCCCTAAAATATCCTGACTATACAGATATATATTACCTTGGTGGTATTGCCTTAGAGGAAAAAAAGGAATATAAGATAGCAGTTAAATGGTTTGACCAGGCTATCCAATGCGGGGTCCCACCTTCTATTTATAGTCATATGAACGGCACGGGTAGTTTTCTGGCGCTTTACCATATGGGTTTTTGTTATGAAAAACTAGGGATGCCGGAGAATGCGCAGGCTTGCTATGAGCGAGCATTGCATGAAAACAACCAATACATTTACCCGGCCGGTAATTTATTTCTATTGATACTAAAGAAGCGTGGCCCTCGCTATACTCTTGAGTACTTTAAAGAGAAAGGTTACCTGAACAACTTACGCCTTGCTTTAACGGTAGCGGACCTATTTTTTTTAGCGGGGTATCCCGATTTATCCGAAAGATGCCTAGGGAGATGCTCAGTTAGTTCAGATAAAAGTGAAGAGGTTTTCTTTCAACTAGGGCGGTACAATATTTATTCCGGTAGGTTAAAAAAGGGATTAAACTATATGGAACAAATCCCGGAGGGGAGCGATTTCTTCATCGACGGGCAAACCCATAAGGCAGTAGCACTCCTCTTAATGGGTCGTTTTAACGATTGTCGCTCCTTAGGTCTGCAAATGTGGAAAAATAAGCTCACCAGGACCACTGCAAGGGTGATATTAAGTTTATCGCGGTCTATGCAAGATGGCCAATCACCAGATGCCAGTACCAAATTTATCGGGGCAGATTTAATAAGGGCTTCTTTAAATATACTCGACTTGTGCTACCATTATCTACCGGGTAAATCAACTGAAGGTTCTCATCTTACTCAAATAATAAATATTCTAGAATCTATCATTAGAAGATCTATACCCATGGGGGACCGGGCACTGCAAGAATATTACCAGGATCGGACTAACAGCTTGCGGGAGTTCTTTGATTATAAATTTGGAAACGGTGGAATTAGAACATGA
- a CDS encoding glycosyltransferase, translated as MRKRLKVSLCMITKDEEHCLLSCLNSVKHLVSEMIVVDTGSSDNTVHLSRLAGARVFNFKWTGDFSLARNFCLEQANGDWILVLDADEILAPVEAAEFYNLLHDQTVEGYFLHLNNYIGNGKQITRDKVLRLFRNKTEYRFAGAIHEQVAPSILKANGGNGLANAPLVINHYGYLDTVIKKKNKFKRNISIITRELKNNPQDPFLLYSLALEHYQIGQIDKGVDYLKRALALMKGSEGYFEDVILNTAIGLWQLGRWESLMDFVKKSLLMLPGQRDLLLIKGLANLALKRYPEAAGDMENSIKSGGSNLIPPFKVLSLIGDAYSLSGEYKKAETMYFLALYRNSNSLYPLTQILRLIQREHVHFDCTKLYRFCTVQKKDSLRRELVKANEYHLAMVVLLLEIYHLCTEKNTELPLPQITSDLLTLVKRLAPLCGNVLSLEYIFITTREIDTYALMIGKGYDCSHFMAWRRIGMLIADLLLFTIKRCCPRWDIHSFVPEEINNYP; from the coding sequence ATGAGAAAAAGGTTAAAAGTAAGCCTGTGTATGATTACTAAAGACGAGGAACATTGTCTTTTATCCTGTCTTAACAGTGTTAAACACCTGGTCAGTGAAATGATTGTGGTTGATACCGGTTCTTCAGATAATACAGTTCATTTGTCCCGGTTGGCAGGTGCCAGGGTATTTAACTTTAAATGGACCGGTGACTTTTCCTTGGCCAGGAACTTTTGTTTAGAGCAGGCCAACGGTGATTGGATTCTTGTACTAGATGCCGATGAAATTTTAGCTCCTGTTGAAGCCGCAGAATTTTATAACTTACTCCATGATCAGACAGTGGAAGGATACTTTTTGCATCTCAATAACTACATTGGAAACGGTAAACAAATTACCAGAGATAAAGTTTTGAGACTATTTAGAAACAAAACGGAGTATCGCTTTGCCGGTGCCATTCACGAACAGGTGGCACCGTCTATTTTAAAAGCAAACGGTGGCAATGGACTGGCCAATGCACCCCTGGTTATTAACCACTACGGTTATTTAGACACGGTAATCAAGAAAAAAAATAAGTTTAAAAGAAATATATCCATCATAACCAGAGAACTAAAAAATAATCCCCAAGACCCATTTCTCTTGTATTCTTTGGCCCTGGAACACTACCAAATAGGTCAAATTGACAAGGGAGTTGATTACCTGAAAAGGGCCTTGGCTCTAATGAAGGGCTCAGAAGGCTACTTTGAGGATGTCATTTTGAACACGGCCATAGGGTTATGGCAATTGGGACGATGGGAATCGTTAATGGATTTTGTAAAGAAATCGCTGCTAATGTTACCGGGGCAAAGGGACTTGCTGCTAATTAAAGGGTTGGCAAATCTTGCTTTAAAAAGGTACCCTGAAGCGGCCGGTGATATGGAAAATTCAATAAAAAGTGGGGGCAGCAACCTGATTCCCCCCTTTAAGGTTCTTAGCCTGATAGGGGACGCTTACAGTTTATCAGGAGAATATAAAAAAGCAGAAACTATGTATTTTTTAGCCCTTTATAGAAACAGCAACTCCCTATATCCCTTAACTCAAATTCTTAGATTAATCCAAAGAGAGCATGTCCATTTCGATTGTACCAAGCTATACAGGTTTTGTACCGTTCAAAAAAAGGATTCCCTTCGGCGGGAATTAGTCAAAGCTAACGAGTACCATTTAGCTATGGTGGTACTCCTACTGGAAATCTACCACTTATGCACCGAAAAAAACACTGAGTTGCCCCTTCCTCAAATAACCAGTGATTTGCTTACATTAGTTAAGAGATTAGCACCGTTATGTGGCAATGTTCTTTCTCTTGAATATATTTTTATAACAACCAGAGAAATTGACACTTATGCATTAATGATTGGAAAGGGGTACGACTGTAGCCATTTTATGGCTTGGAGAAGAATCGGTATGCTTATTGCCGATTTGCTGCTGTTTACAATTAAGAGATGTTGTCCAAGATGGGACATTCACTCCTTTGTACCGGAGGAAATAAATAATTACCCTTAG
- a CDS encoding glycosyltransferase family 2 protein, which produces MKTRVMVASPVKQKEVILREFLSSLEKLDQSGIELDFVFIDDNNEHNLLDNFSMGKKNVRIIREESIDTYVCDEKTHYWREELIWKVAAFKNKFIDIALQQGYDYLFLVDSDLYLHPKTVKHLISLKKDIVSEVFWTKWEPDLTPLPQVWVSDQYQLYDAPRGQELSEEEINKRVAAFIEMLSKPGTYKVGGLGACTLISRRALSMGVSFSEIYNVGFWGEDRHFCIRAAALGLELFADTHYPPFHIYRESDLEQLKEYKKKISLGHSKAGKKVSSSGWHKRKGNKITLAMLVRNEADRYLKEVLQQARQYVDSAVILDDASEDHTVEVCERTLEGIPLTIVSNKKPCFNNEIILRKQLWQMAIDSHPDWILILDADEIFEVNAPRILKILAQNKDIYYYSFRLYDMWSETHYREDDYWCAHKRYRPFMVRYVPGFHYLWNETPLHCGRLPVNITEFKGENHDLKIKHLGWLKPEDRLRKYYRYKELDPQCIYGIAQQYDSILDPRPNLVRWGQDKTK; this is translated from the coding sequence ATGAAAACGCGAGTTATGGTGGCCAGCCCTGTTAAGCAAAAGGAAGTTATATTAAGGGAATTTCTTAGTTCACTGGAAAAATTGGATCAATCAGGAATAGAACTGGATTTTGTTTTTATCGATGACAATAATGAACATAATCTATTGGACAATTTCTCAATGGGCAAGAAAAATGTTCGGATTATCAGGGAAGAATCCATTGACACCTATGTTTGCGATGAAAAGACCCATTACTGGCGAGAGGAACTAATATGGAAAGTAGCTGCCTTTAAAAATAAATTTATCGACATTGCCCTTCAACAGGGTTACGACTACTTATTCCTCGTTGATTCAGATTTATACCTTCACCCTAAAACAGTCAAGCATTTAATCTCACTTAAAAAGGATATTGTTTCCGAGGTTTTTTGGACTAAGTGGGAGCCAGACTTAACCCCCCTTCCTCAGGTTTGGGTTTCAGACCAGTACCAGTTATATGATGCACCAAGAGGTCAGGAGCTGAGCGAAGAGGAAATAAATAAGAGAGTGGCTGCATTTATTGAAATGCTGTCTAAACCAGGCACCTATAAGGTGGGGGGGCTTGGGGCCTGTACTTTAATTAGCAGGAGGGCTCTTTCTATGGGAGTTTCCTTTAGTGAAATATACAACGTTGGTTTTTGGGGTGAGGATAGACATTTTTGTATTAGGGCGGCGGCACTGGGGTTAGAACTGTTTGCAGATACACACTACCCCCCCTTTCACATTTACAGGGAATCAGACCTAGAGCAGCTTAAGGAATACAAAAAGAAAATAAGCTTGGGTCACAGTAAAGCAGGCAAAAAGGTAAGCTCCTCCGGGTGGCACAAGAGAAAAGGGAACAAAATTACACTGGCTATGTTAGTTAGAAATGAGGCTGATAGGTATTTAAAAGAGGTCCTGCAACAGGCTAGGCAATATGTTGATAGTGCAGTGATTCTAGATGATGCCAGTGAGGACCACACTGTAGAGGTGTGTGAAAGGACTTTAGAGGGTATCCCCCTGACTATAGTTTCAAATAAGAAACCATGTTTTAACAATGAAATTATTCTAAGGAAACAGCTCTGGCAAATGGCCATTGATTCCCATCCGGACTGGATTTTGATACTGGATGCTGATGAAATCTTTGAAGTTAATGCCCCAAGAATCTTAAAAATCCTGGCCCAAAACAAGGATATTTATTATTATTCCTTCCGGTTATATGACATGTGGAGCGAAACCCATTACCGGGAGGATGATTATTGGTGTGCCCATAAGCGGTATCGCCCCTTCATGGTTAGGTATGTACCGGGGTTTCATTACCTGTGGAACGAAACACCACTGCATTGCGGACGATTGCCGGTAAATATAACGGAATTTAAGGGTGAGAACCACGATCTAAAAATTAAACACTTGGGTTGGCTGAAACCAGAGGACCGGCTTAGGAAATATTATCGTTATAAGGAATTGGACCCCCAGTGTATTTATGGTATTGCCCAGCAATATGATTCCATACTAGATCCGCGTCCAAATCTGGTTCGGTGGGGCCAAGATAAAACAAAATAG